From a single Actinomycetota bacterium genomic region:
- a CDS encoding Crp/Fnr family transcriptional regulator produces the protein MDANTAAMLLGRVEPFQGLDQRARLTVVEHAGRRVVDKGQMVFWQDDPGEAMFVLLEGSVKLVVCSRDGELMELHRHDAPATFGELALLDGGPRSASAEAVERSTLLVVTRPELLRLLRIDEQVAEALLRTLGAMVRRTTRQISDLAFLSLQGRVAAKLLDLTGPDGARTRRVTQVELATMVGGARQTVNQALRSLESRGYIRSAGRSFEILDREQLRRLAGG, from the coding sequence TTGGACGCGAACACGGCCGCCATGCTGCTGGGCCGGGTCGAGCCCTTCCAGGGACTCGATCAACGTGCCCGCCTGACCGTGGTCGAGCACGCCGGGCGCCGGGTGGTCGACAAGGGCCAGATGGTCTTCTGGCAGGACGACCCCGGCGAGGCCATGTTCGTGCTCCTGGAGGGCTCGGTGAAGCTGGTCGTCTGCTCCCGCGACGGGGAGCTGATGGAGCTGCACCGCCACGACGCCCCGGCCACCTTCGGCGAGCTGGCGCTGCTGGACGGCGGGCCCCGCTCGGCCTCGGCCGAGGCCGTCGAGCGCTCCACCCTGCTGGTCGTGACCCGCCCGGAGCTGCTGCGGCTGCTGCGCATCGACGAGCAGGTGGCCGAGGCGCTGCTCCGCACCCTGGGGGCGATGGTCCGCCGCACCACCCGCCAGATCAGCGACCTGGCCTTCCTGAGCCTCCAGGGGCGGGTGGCGGCCAAGCTGCTCGACCTGACCGGGCCGGACGGGGCCCGGACCCGGCGGGTCACCCAGGTCGAGCTGGCCACCATGGTCGGCGGAGCCCGGCAGACGGTGAACCAGGCGCTGCGCTCGCTGGAGTCGCGCGGCTACATCCGCTCGGCCGGGCGGTCCTTCGAGATCCTCGACCGCGAGCAGCTGCGCCGCCTGGCCGGCGGGTAG